A genomic segment from Bradyrhizobium diazoefficiens USDA 110 encodes:
- a CDS encoding N,N-dimethylformamidase beta subunit family domain-containing protein, with protein MTDKRHFQSPELGAINVAPRKVRPMHADEHWGSQPWYEAPREDPEVPEVYTYTDAMSYDPGGEVAFHSSATAKTWRLQVYRDGLEPEMVHEVDALDGVFAPTPPDAYRNGCNWPVTHRWRLPSDLRSGFYRVISSCERANGGRFVQHHFFVVRPLERTRRAKILMILPTGTWTAYNDFGGANHYFGVEGPGRDEPSPVLSLERPWTRGMVWLPAGAPRICADPAPEMGDAPRYPMKEWAFANGFGQYYAAAGWAQYDRHFVLWAEKEGYALDMITQTDLHYLPELLDGYPCVTIIGHDEYWTWEMREAIERYVESGGRLARFGANFLWQIRLEEDGKRQVCHKFKAIHKDPIAGTGRTHLMTSAWEDRNVRWPGASTVGVNGAHGLYASWGGFAPNGQKGFTVYRPEHWAFAGTGLHYADIFGDKQHIFAYEVDGLDYTFRNGLPFPVPADGQPETIEILAMAPAVLAEDEPQGEGFRYYVRSSDHEGLVECLTGEITPEGLARYKYGSGMMVHMTRGKGEVLTAATCEWVMGLKRGDPFTQRITRNILDRFTSSTPAVPREKRA; from the coding sequence ATGACTGACAAGCGCCATTTCCAATCTCCGGAATTGGGAGCCATCAACGTCGCGCCGCGAAAGGTGCGCCCGATGCATGCGGACGAGCATTGGGGTAGCCAGCCCTGGTACGAAGCGCCGCGCGAAGACCCCGAAGTGCCGGAGGTGTACACCTATACCGACGCGATGTCTTACGATCCGGGAGGGGAGGTTGCCTTCCATTCCAGCGCGACGGCGAAAACCTGGCGGTTGCAGGTCTATCGCGATGGCCTTGAGCCGGAAATGGTGCATGAGGTCGATGCACTGGACGGTGTGTTCGCGCCCACGCCACCTGACGCCTACCGCAATGGATGTAACTGGCCGGTCACGCACCGGTGGAGATTGCCGTCCGATCTGCGCTCCGGGTTCTATCGCGTGATCTCGTCCTGCGAGCGGGCGAATGGCGGCCGATTCGTCCAGCATCACTTTTTCGTCGTGCGCCCATTGGAAAGGACACGGCGTGCGAAGATCCTGATGATCCTGCCGACGGGTACCTGGACTGCCTACAACGATTTCGGTGGTGCCAATCACTACTTCGGCGTCGAAGGTCCGGGCCGGGACGAGCCGTCGCCGGTGTTGTCGCTCGAGCGACCATGGACCCGCGGCATGGTCTGGCTCCCCGCAGGTGCGCCCCGCATCTGCGCCGATCCTGCGCCCGAGATGGGCGATGCCCCGCGCTATCCGATGAAGGAGTGGGCCTTTGCCAATGGCTTTGGCCAGTATTACGCGGCGGCTGGCTGGGCCCAGTACGATCGTCATTTCGTGTTGTGGGCGGAGAAGGAAGGCTATGCCCTCGACATGATCACCCAGACCGATCTCCACTACCTGCCTGAATTGCTCGACGGCTATCCTTGCGTGACGATCATCGGCCATGACGAGTACTGGACATGGGAGATGCGTGAGGCGATCGAGCGCTATGTGGAAAGCGGCGGACGGCTCGCGCGTTTCGGTGCCAACTTCCTGTGGCAGATACGACTTGAAGAGGATGGCAAGCGGCAGGTCTGCCACAAGTTCAAGGCGATCCACAAGGATCCCATCGCCGGCACGGGCAGGACGCATCTCATGACGTCGGCCTGGGAAGACCGTAACGTGCGTTGGCCCGGCGCCTCGACAGTGGGTGTGAACGGCGCACACGGCCTCTATGCGTCCTGGGGAGGTTTTGCACCGAACGGCCAAAAGGGCTTTACGGTCTATCGCCCCGAACATTGGGCCTTCGCCGGCACCGGGCTGCACTATGCCGACATCTTCGGCGACAAGCAGCACATCTTTGCCTACGAGGTCGACGGACTCGACTACACTTTCCGCAACGGCCTTCCGTTTCCCGTTCCCGCCGACGGGCAGCCCGAAACCATCGAGATATTGGCCATGGCACCTGCCGTCCTCGCCGAGGACGAGCCGCAAGGCGAGGGCTTTCGCTACTACGTGCGCAGCAGCGATCACGAGGGCCTGGTGGAATGTCTTACCGGCGAAATCACGCCGGAGGGACTTGCCCGCTACAAATACGGATCTGGCATGATGGTGCACATGACCCGTGGCAAGGGCGAGGTTCTGACCGCCGCGACCTGCGAATGGGTGATGGGGCTAAAGCGCGGCGACCCGTTCACGCAGCGGATCACCCGAAACATTCTCGACCGGTTCACGTCGTCGACGCCTGCTGTGCCGCGAGAGAAGAGGGCGTGA
- a CDS encoding GntR family transcriptional regulator — translation MNDVEQKPGESGVGPVARDSLTSLVYNNLRQALMEGRFWPGHRFKIRELAATMNVSETPIREALMQLVRGRALEMQAGRSIMVAHMTAKQYIELRTVRLFLEGLAGEHATTRISEAGIDKMEAIHHELISAEKERRWSDAVRANWQFHRGLYDGSGLPEVLAILDDIWMRNGPLLNFHYPHAPPIYPNEHQHLSVLNYLRQRRPDKVREAIQADMMEGGQNLVRLLEKHGGTRNMTPGED, via the coding sequence ATGAACGACGTGGAACAGAAGCCTGGCGAGAGCGGAGTTGGTCCCGTCGCCCGCGATAGCCTGACAAGCCTTGTCTACAACAACCTGCGACAGGCGCTGATGGAGGGCCGGTTCTGGCCGGGCCACCGCTTCAAGATCCGCGAGCTCGCTGCGACGATGAACGTGTCGGAGACACCCATTCGCGAGGCATTGATGCAACTCGTGCGCGGGCGCGCCCTCGAGATGCAGGCTGGCCGTTCGATCATGGTCGCTCACATGACAGCCAAGCAGTATATCGAGCTCAGGACCGTGAGGCTGTTTCTCGAAGGCCTCGCCGGGGAGCACGCCACGACGCGCATTTCCGAAGCAGGCATCGACAAGATGGAAGCAATCCATCACGAGTTGATCAGCGCCGAAAAAGAGCGTCGGTGGTCGGACGCGGTTCGCGCCAACTGGCAATTCCATCGCGGCCTGTACGATGGATCTGGACTTCCCGAGGTGCTTGCCATTCTCGACGATATCTGGATGCGCAACGGTCCCTTGCTGAATTTTCACTATCCGCACGCGCCACCAATTTATCCGAACGAGCATCAGCACTTGTCCGTGCTCAACTATTTGCGACAACGCCGTCCCGATAAGGTGCGGGAAGCGATCCAGGCCGACATGATGGAGGGCGGCCAAAACCTCGTGCGGCTCCTGGAAAAGCATGGCGGCACCCGCAACATGACGCCTGGGGAGGATTGA
- a CDS encoding aminotransferase class III-fold pyridoxal phosphate-dependent enzyme, with translation MPGLNRTRDTTLRARAEKVVPGGMWGHLHAAKLPDGYPQFFRRGEGGVLWDVDGNRYVDFMCSWGPNLLGHHHPEVEEAAERQRREGDCLNGPAEVMVELAELVVDMVGHADWTQFQKNGTDATTTCVTIARAATGRRKILVAKGAYHGAVPWCSPSLLGVTAEDRAHLAYFTFNDVESLEVAAKAAGDDLAGILVSAYRHDLGLDQELPTVEFAHAARRICDDRGAALIIDEVRAGLRLNAAGSWEGLGVRPDLSAWSKAIANGYALAAVTGANWLRGAASQVFVTGSFWAGAVAMAAAVATLKIVRRDNVPSRLAQLGQMLREGLETRSRQFGVSIRQSGPAQMPTLLFDQDPAYRKGSAFCSAMLARGVYFHPKHNMFLCAAHTEADIAEALQAAEHGFAVVAGL, from the coding sequence ATGCCGGGATTGAACCGAACAAGGGACACCACGCTGCGCGCACGCGCGGAGAAGGTCGTGCCGGGCGGGATGTGGGGGCACCTCCACGCGGCCAAGCTGCCGGACGGCTATCCGCAATTCTTCCGGCGCGGCGAGGGCGGGGTGCTCTGGGATGTGGATGGTAACCGGTACGTGGATTTCATGTGCAGTTGGGGACCCAATCTGCTCGGCCACCATCATCCCGAAGTGGAGGAGGCTGCCGAGCGTCAGCGCCGTGAGGGGGATTGTCTGAACGGCCCGGCGGAAGTCATGGTCGAGCTGGCCGAGCTCGTCGTGGATATGGTGGGTCACGCCGACTGGACGCAATTCCAGAAGAACGGCACCGACGCGACTACGACCTGCGTCACCATCGCGAGGGCAGCAACGGGCCGGCGAAAGATTTTGGTCGCCAAGGGCGCCTATCATGGTGCTGTGCCTTGGTGCTCCCCGTCGTTGCTCGGTGTGACTGCAGAGGATCGCGCCCATCTCGCATATTTCACTTTCAATGATGTCGAGAGTCTCGAGGTGGCGGCAAAGGCGGCCGGCGACGATCTCGCCGGCATCCTGGTCTCGGCATACCGCCACGATCTCGGGCTCGACCAGGAACTTCCCACCGTGGAGTTCGCGCATGCGGCACGCCGCATCTGCGACGACAGAGGGGCTGCGCTGATCATTGATGAAGTCCGCGCAGGCTTGCGCCTGAACGCTGCCGGGAGCTGGGAAGGGCTTGGTGTCCGCCCCGACCTGTCCGCCTGGAGCAAGGCGATCGCCAACGGCTATGCCCTGGCGGCTGTCACCGGAGCCAATTGGCTCCGCGGTGCCGCGTCCCAGGTCTTTGTCACCGGGTCATTCTGGGCCGGCGCTGTCGCGATGGCTGCCGCCGTGGCGACGTTGAAGATCGTGCGCAGGGACAATGTGCCGAGCCGTCTTGCACAGCTCGGGCAAATGCTGCGTGAGGGCCTTGAGACACGTTCGCGCCAGTTCGGCGTGTCAATTCGCCAATCGGGGCCTGCGCAGATGCCGACTCTCCTGTTCGACCAGGATCCGGCTTACCGGAAGGGTTCGGCCTTCTGCAGCGCGATGTTGGCGCGAGGCGTTTACTTCCATCCCAAGCACAACATGTTCCTCTGCGCCGCGCACACCGAGGCGGACATCGCCGAGGCGCTCCAAGCCGCCGAACATGGCTTTGCTGTGGTAGCAGGGCTGTGA
- a CDS encoding cytochrome b, with protein sequence MIHDVDPTNDKYPAALRILHWVRALLTLGLIAAGWMMTVLADTVTEKFTLLYPWHKSFGVLVFLIVLAQLAIRAMSRLPGPAPLPAQERLLSQAVHVAMYALLLLVPLMGYAMSSSFTDSDGVFFFGIHLPELLPKDDDRFRLFQFLHKTLAYSLLALVILHVAGALKHRYFDKDRRTDVLPRII encoded by the coding sequence ATGATTCACGACGTTGACCCAACGAACGATAAGTATCCGGCGGCACTGCGGATCCTGCACTGGGTGCGCGCCCTGCTGACCTTGGGCCTCATCGCGGCCGGCTGGATGATGACCGTGCTGGCTGATACCGTCACGGAGAAATTCACCCTGCTTTATCCCTGGCACAAATCCTTCGGCGTGCTGGTGTTCCTGATCGTTCTTGCGCAGCTTGCGATCCGCGCGATGTCACGCCTGCCCGGACCGGCGCCGCTCCCCGCCCAGGAGAGACTCCTGTCGCAGGCCGTGCACGTCGCGATGTACGCGCTGCTGCTGCTTGTCCCGCTAATGGGCTATGCGATGTCCAGCTCTTTCACCGACAGCGACGGGGTGTTCTTCTTCGGCATCCACCTTCCTGAACTTCTGCCGAAGGATGATGATCGATTCAGACTGTTCCAGTTTTTGCACAAGACCCTCGCCTACAGCCTGCTGGCTCTGGTCATATTGCACGTCGCCGGTGCGTTGAAGCACCGCTATTTCGACAAGGACCGGCGCACCGACGTTCTCCCACGCATCATCTAA
- a CDS encoding ATP-binding protein, with protein MKRYRLSQQIIVSMSVVATIAMLIVFVGSFVFYGIYLSYFPPPPGPPPLLPEAPDLVMIAVFLLVGLALAIVVALRLTKRILAPLNSLAETARKIAAGDLSARASPGDRSLGETAHLVADFNAMAQRLQDNADDMIAWNAAIAHELRTPLTILKGRLQGIADGVFTPDEASIGNLLLQIDGLSRLVDDLRTVTLADSGRLDLGRGPVALAAEIQNVADLLEPVLANAGFSLELTLADLVALGDGIRIRQALLALLDNVQRYAKPGRIELSTLKSGNSAIIRVEDDGPGMPPEFAKRAFDPFARGALSRSPRYGGSGLGLSIVRAIAEAHGGRVAYRTSSRGGAIFEITLPLEDHESNVAPDASIQT; from the coding sequence ATGAAGCGGTATCGCCTAAGTCAGCAGATCATCGTCTCAATGAGCGTCGTGGCGACCATCGCGATGCTGATCGTCTTCGTCGGTTCATTCGTCTTCTATGGAATTTATCTAAGCTATTTTCCGCCACCACCCGGGCCGCCTCCCCTTTTGCCAGAAGCGCCGGACTTGGTGATGATCGCAGTCTTCCTTCTTGTCGGACTGGCCCTTGCGATCGTTGTCGCGCTCCGGCTGACGAAACGAATCCTGGCTCCGCTGAACTCCTTGGCGGAAACCGCGCGCAAAATAGCTGCAGGAGACCTGTCAGCGCGCGCGTCCCCCGGCGATCGGTCGCTCGGCGAGACGGCTCATCTGGTAGCCGATTTCAACGCGATGGCACAGAGGCTGCAAGATAACGCAGACGACATGATCGCTTGGAATGCCGCGATCGCACACGAGCTCAGAACGCCCCTCACGATCCTGAAGGGCCGGCTACAGGGCATCGCCGACGGCGTTTTCACGCCCGATGAAGCGTCAATCGGAAATCTGCTGCTGCAGATCGACGGGCTCTCGCGGCTCGTCGACGATTTGCGTACAGTCACGCTGGCCGATAGCGGGCGCCTGGATCTTGGGAGAGGGCCGGTCGCGCTCGCCGCGGAAATTCAAAACGTCGCCGACCTGCTGGAGCCCGTGCTCGCAAACGCCGGATTCTCGCTCGAACTCACGCTGGCAGATTTGGTCGCTCTCGGCGACGGGATTCGCATTCGCCAGGCGTTGCTCGCCCTTCTCGATAATGTTCAACGCTACGCGAAGCCCGGCCGTATCGAACTCTCGACTCTGAAGTCTGGCAACTCCGCCATCATTCGCGTCGAGGATGACGGTCCCGGAATGCCGCCGGAGTTTGCCAAGCGGGCATTCGATCCGTTCGCACGTGGCGCCCTATCGCGCTCGCCACGTTATGGCGGATCTGGGCTGGGCCTATCCATCGTTCGCGCCATCGCCGAGGCACATGGCGGACGTGTCGCGTATCGGACATCCTCACGCGGAGGCGCCATTTTTGAGATCACACTTCCGCTTGAGGACCATGAATCCAATGTTGCACCCGACGCGTCGATTCAAACCTAA
- a CDS encoding response regulator, translating into MNALILIAEDEPQICEILDAYLTREGFRTVRAGDGRAALDLHLALKPDLILLDVTMPRLDGWEVLAEIRRRGDTPVIMITALDQDIDRLQGLRIGADDYVVKPFNPVEVVARTKAVLRRAGRSSAGGMLRVDCVAIDLDGHMVKVEVDGTAQPLPVTLTEFRLLAHMARTPTKAFTRSELVDACLPGSDALERTVDSHISNLRKKLDVAGAPGMLSGVRGIGYRLAAI; encoded by the coding sequence ATGAACGCCCTTATCCTCATTGCCGAAGATGAACCGCAGATCTGCGAAATTCTCGACGCCTATCTAACGCGTGAGGGCTTCCGCACGGTCCGCGCCGGCGATGGCCGAGCCGCACTCGACCTGCACCTTGCGCTGAAACCGGACCTCATCCTTCTCGACGTGACGATGCCCCGCCTCGACGGATGGGAGGTGTTGGCCGAGATCCGCCGCCGGGGCGATACACCCGTCATTATGATCACTGCGCTCGACCAGGATATCGATCGATTGCAGGGACTGCGCATCGGGGCTGACGACTATGTCGTGAAGCCGTTCAATCCGGTCGAAGTGGTTGCTCGCACCAAAGCGGTATTGCGGCGGGCTGGCCGGTCAAGCGCCGGCGGCATGCTGCGCGTCGATTGCGTTGCTATTGATCTCGATGGCCACATGGTAAAGGTCGAAGTGGATGGAACGGCACAACCACTGCCGGTCACACTGACCGAATTTCGTCTCCTGGCTCACATGGCGCGAACACCGACCAAAGCCTTCACGCGAAGTGAACTGGTCGATGCTTGCCTACCCGGCAGCGACGCCCTCGAGCGGACGGTGGACAGCCATATCAGCAATCTTCGCAAAAAGCTGGACGTGGCCGGCGCGCCTGGCATGCTGTCCGGTGTTCGCGGCATCGGCTATCGTTTGGCCGCGATATGA
- a CDS encoding DUF2147 domain-containing protein — translation MRIDPVRTAIYGLPVVLAITLVFAIALVFARDVAAGRTMPRTGPFGAWLTQAGDAKVVVKPCGAAICGKVVWLKQPIDSATGKPQTDDKNPDPSLRTHRIVGLQLFLDMLPSTSNSWSGRVYNADDGKSYASTVTLLDAARLEVRGCAGSVCGSEIWTRAAR, via the coding sequence ATGCGCATCGACCCTGTTCGCACCGCCATTTACGGACTTCCGGTGGTTTTGGCTATTACGCTCGTCTTCGCTATTGCGCTCGTTTTCGCGCGCGACGTCGCGGCAGGACGCACCATGCCGAGAACCGGTCCCTTTGGAGCCTGGCTGACTCAGGCGGGCGACGCCAAGGTGGTGGTGAAGCCCTGCGGCGCGGCAATATGCGGCAAGGTCGTGTGGCTGAAGCAGCCGATCGATAGCGCAACAGGCAAACCTCAGACAGACGACAAGAACCCGGATCCGTCTCTCAGAACGCATCGCATCGTGGGGCTTCAGCTCTTCCTCGATATGCTGCCCTCCACATCGAACTCATGGTCGGGGCGAGTCTATAACGCGGATGACGGCAAGAGCTACGCCAGCACAGTTACCCTACTTGATGCAGCACGACTGGAAGTGCGGGGGTGCGCCGGTTCGGTGTGTGGGAGCGAAATATGGACTCGGGCTGCGCGATAG
- a CDS encoding SH3 domain-containing protein yields the protein MKNRPIVYATTLLLIAFAGEGHAGTNDGYSGVNLNVRSGPSVRFQAVGRLMAGSSLTIHGCLARYTWCDVSASGVRGWASGAHVQFVHEARRVYVPAYAAQAEISVVTFNLSSYWRDYYRDYGFYGEADRWNDHRWEDDGNPPGWRDNWDDDHVDPENEPAPDNH from the coding sequence ATGAAAAATCGCCCCATTGTCTATGCAACCACGCTGCTCCTGATCGCCTTTGCTGGCGAGGGCCATGCCGGAACAAACGACGGATATTCCGGCGTGAATCTCAACGTGCGGTCCGGACCGAGTGTTCGATTTCAAGCGGTCGGGAGGTTGATGGCCGGTTCATCGCTGACGATTCACGGATGCCTGGCACGCTATACTTGGTGCGACGTGAGCGCATCTGGTGTTCGCGGCTGGGCGTCGGGAGCGCATGTTCAGTTCGTTCACGAAGCGCGCCGCGTCTACGTTCCTGCCTACGCGGCGCAGGCGGAAATCTCCGTCGTAACGTTTAACCTCAGCAGCTATTGGCGTGACTACTATCGTGACTATGGCTTCTACGGCGAAGCCGACCGTTGGAACGACCATCGCTGGGAGGACGACGGCAATCCGCCCGGTTGGCGCGACAATTGGGATGATGACCATGTCGACCCCGAAAATGAGCCCGCGCCGGACAACCACTAG
- a CDS encoding GNAT family N-acetyltransferase, with protein MSDLLVRLYDLPDVRTEEKIASHGITVRRAMAAEAHIVLPWIERHFYNPWVSEATRAFTRSPVMVWIAVRHNELLGFACADCSMRGFFGPTGVAKAARGQGIGEALLFTTLRGMREAEYAYAVIGGVGPLAFYRKHLDAIDIPGSEESIYGPMLHDDKGRDFDDF; from the coding sequence ATGAGTGACCTCCTCGTCCGCCTCTACGATCTTCCCGACGTTCGGACCGAGGAGAAGATCGCTTCCCACGGGATCACGGTTCGTCGCGCGATGGCTGCGGAGGCGCATATCGTGCTTCCCTGGATTGAGAGGCATTTCTACAATCCCTGGGTGAGCGAAGCGACACGCGCCTTCACGCGCTCCCCGGTCATGGTCTGGATCGCTGTGCGGCATAACGAGTTGCTGGGCTTCGCCTGCGCCGACTGCTCCATGCGCGGCTTCTTTGGTCCGACGGGAGTAGCGAAGGCTGCTCGTGGGCAGGGCATTGGCGAGGCGCTCCTCTTCACCACCCTGCGCGGCATGCGTGAGGCGGAATATGCCTATGCGGTCATCGGTGGCGTTGGGCCCTTGGCATTTTACCGAAAGCACCTCGACGCGATCGATATCCCGGGCTCCGAAGAAAGCATCTACGGTCCCATGCTGCACGACGACAAAGGGCGAGATTTCGACGACTTTTAG